In Spirochaeta lutea, the following proteins share a genomic window:
- a CDS encoding penicillin-binding protein 1A, which translates to MGTWTNRMILGLRIVAALVIFFTVTIGILLGISISEMRNLGSIESINQTQAALPTRLLDRNGRLITQFFSDEKRELISIEELPKALIYAILSREDKEFFSHNGFSITGIGRAAIGILTNNYQGGGSTITQQLAGLIFADRSDFSLRRKLIELWYAFQLERKWTKNEILQEYLNYSYFGHGTYGVEAASKLYFGHSARDLTLAESAILVIQLASPGGRYSPILNPNTAQGLQRTVLNEMVTNGFATQEEVDQSFEEYWANYDYSRSNRPSAYLQRDDQAPYFSDYVFQTLQNEILLGSYDIYRDGFTVYTTLDLDFQREAESRLYSGLSSANAIYENNVAQRSSYAAEIFAPTVDALSLAFNIPQLRVAGQKQLQLAKQYFLQMLNPGLNALLYQFQPTAQDPLRRSSLTALLDSQGKSDTTTVEGALITLQNDTGHIVAMVGGSPFDPETNSFNRATRARKQPGSSFKPLYYAAAIETEAITPATMIYDSPVVFWNDDGTPYRPENYRGEWVGPVLARTALARSMNVPSIRILSRLGFDAAIDYSSRMLGIPERELIQRNFARSYPLGLGIISTSPIEMAKAFAVFPNQGREVVPIAIQYVEDRFGRVIAEPEKEIRLAQSRKGQAAQIISPQTAYIMTDILQDTVEYGTLRYPRTLVGDFDLPTAGKTGTTQNWTNAWTLGFTPYYTTAIWIGFDSGNQSLGVNQTGAITSGPIWARYMKAIHEGLPWRDFVKPGSGITEMEVTSANGLIPPAGYTGSTYTEVFRTGTQPTAFDFSQEYQAEQQEAVVTQLQSKLIGGSAGTSPLVTYTSTSGSTLIGTVDVSLTLDPELDRLLDDITTGTVTSGDDSAGNTESSQSTPGSSDDPTMFDGNPLLNDDTSGSILGNPYLD; encoded by the coding sequence ATGGGTACTTGGACAAACCGCATGATTCTAGGGTTACGAATTGTCGCCGCTCTAGTGATTTTTTTTACAGTAACTATAGGAATCCTCCTGGGCATCAGCATTTCAGAGATGCGGAATCTCGGTTCGATTGAATCCATTAATCAGACCCAAGCCGCCCTACCGACACGGTTGTTGGACAGAAATGGACGATTAATCACCCAGTTTTTCTCCGATGAAAAGCGGGAGCTTATTTCTATTGAGGAGCTGCCCAAGGCCTTGATCTACGCCATTCTCAGTCGGGAAGACAAGGAATTTTTCTCCCACAACGGTTTCAGCATAACCGGCATCGGTCGTGCGGCAATCGGAATACTCACAAACAACTACCAGGGAGGCGGTTCGACCATTACTCAGCAGTTGGCTGGGTTGATTTTTGCGGATCGAAGTGATTTCTCCCTCAGAAGAAAACTCATTGAGCTCTGGTACGCCTTTCAATTGGAGCGGAAGTGGACCAAAAATGAAATACTCCAGGAATACCTGAATTATTCGTATTTCGGGCACGGGACCTACGGCGTTGAGGCTGCGAGTAAACTCTACTTCGGTCACTCCGCTCGGGACCTGACCCTGGCAGAATCAGCGATTTTGGTCATTCAACTTGCAAGCCCCGGAGGGCGTTATTCTCCAATCCTCAATCCTAACACTGCCCAAGGGCTGCAGAGAACTGTTCTCAATGAAATGGTAACCAACGGATTTGCAACCCAGGAGGAAGTTGATCAATCCTTTGAGGAGTACTGGGCCAACTATGATTACAGTAGGAGCAACCGACCGAGTGCGTACCTTCAACGGGATGATCAGGCTCCCTACTTCAGCGATTATGTTTTTCAAACCCTACAAAATGAGATTCTTCTGGGCAGCTATGACATCTACCGTGACGGCTTTACGGTGTATACCACCCTGGATCTCGATTTTCAGAGAGAGGCCGAATCTCGGCTCTACTCCGGACTTTCCAGTGCAAATGCAATCTATGAGAATAATGTCGCCCAGCGCAGCAGTTACGCCGCGGAGATTTTCGCCCCGACGGTGGATGCACTCTCCCTAGCATTTAATATTCCCCAGTTACGTGTTGCAGGACAGAAACAGCTTCAGCTAGCTAAACAGTATTTTCTGCAGATGCTAAATCCCGGTCTCAACGCCCTTCTGTATCAATTCCAACCCACAGCCCAGGATCCCCTAAGGCGCAGCTCGTTGACCGCTTTGTTGGATAGCCAAGGGAAATCCGATACTACCACCGTTGAGGGAGCACTCATCACCCTGCAGAACGATACCGGTCATATTGTGGCAATGGTAGGAGGTTCCCCCTTTGATCCCGAGACTAACAGCTTCAACCGGGCCACACGGGCGCGAAAGCAACCAGGATCCTCGTTCAAACCGCTGTACTATGCCGCAGCCATTGAGACAGAGGCAATAACACCCGCTACCATGATCTACGATTCACCGGTAGTATTCTGGAACGATGACGGCACCCCCTACAGACCGGAAAACTACCGTGGTGAATGGGTAGGACCAGTGCTGGCCCGTACAGCCCTGGCCCGTTCGATGAACGTACCCTCAATCAGAATCCTAAGCCGTTTGGGGTTCGATGCCGCAATCGACTATTCCTCCAGAATGTTGGGAATACCCGAACGGGAGCTCATCCAAAGAAATTTCGCCCGTTCCTATCCCCTCGGTCTAGGAATCATTTCAACCTCACCAATTGAAATGGCAAAGGCCTTCGCCGTTTTCCCGAATCAAGGGCGGGAGGTAGTTCCAATAGCCATTCAGTACGTTGAGGATAGATTTGGAAGGGTCATTGCGGAGCCGGAAAAAGAGATCAGACTCGCTCAGTCAAGAAAGGGACAGGCTGCCCAGATCATCAGTCCGCAGACCGCCTATATAATGACTGACATCCTCCAGGATACCGTCGAATACGGTACCCTGCGCTATCCTCGTACTTTGGTTGGCGACTTTGATCTACCGACCGCAGGAAAAACCGGAACAACCCAGAACTGGACTAATGCTTGGACCCTGGGATTTACCCCCTACTATACTACCGCCATTTGGATTGGATTTGATAGTGGAAACCAGAGTTTAGGTGTTAATCAAACCGGCGCCATCACCTCCGGCCCTATCTGGGCGCGATACATGAAGGCCATTCATGAGGGCCTTCCGTGGCGCGATTTTGTAAAGCCGGGATCCGGCATTACTGAAATGGAGGTTACCTCCGCCAACGGGCTTATTCCCCCGGCGGGCTACACGGGTTCCACCTACACGGAGGTTTTCCGTACCGGTACCCAACCAACCGCATTTGATTTCTCTCAGGAATACCAGGCCGAACAGCAGGAGGCCGTAGTCACCCAGCTGCAGAGTAAATTGATTGGCGGATCCGCAGGAACCAGTCCCCTGGTTACATATACCAGTACCTCAGGATCTACCCTTATCGGTACGGTCGATGTTTCACTGACCCTTGATCCGGAATTGGACAGACTCCTTGATGACATCACCACCGGTACGGTAACCTCCGGGGATGATTCAGCCGGGAATACCGAATCTTCCCAATCAACCCCTGGCAGCTCCGATGATCCCACTATGTTTGACGGAAATCCATTATTGAATGATGATACCAGTGGGAGTATTCTAGGTAATCCATACCTGGATTAA
- the pyrB gene encoding aspartate carbamoyltransferase, which yields MNKFHGRTIQLVRDLSTDEQIYLYEQTRRLKDELSQGGRGEDFRIKDPDLAAYLFFMEDSTRTKESFRNAAKFHGITVNDFDAKSSSFQKKESITDTVKMLLGYNPASLFIIRSRIEGVCRWLETAMGQYAETMGFPKPSFINAGDGRHEHPTQEFLDEFSFLEHLSWDRSQIHIALVGDLFHGRTIHSKVDGLGIFSEVRVDLIAPPDIMMPGYYINAMKERGFEVRIFESIQEYLDQHQVASIWYFTRLQLERMGERLQNRAGELRKAVTFQHDWMNRLPPGTRFFHPLPRHSETPTIPSFLDTTPLNGWDAQSRNGYLTRIIEIGLLGGTLGADFSGTSIVPQSFDGSFIFEAPVVHRKKREYKIGIRPVENGMVIDHIGKGKSPQVIWEHISTIRRLLNLNVVSSHGVYRSEGEGVFKGIISLPGQRDFEQQAMETLGAAAPGCTLNRIQVAQVVQKLRIGLPPRVQGLTGTRCKNEDCVSSPELHEPILPDFYRSGENLLICRFCETPHSFNEIWGSSWAGEQF from the coding sequence GTGAACAAATTCCACGGGCGGACGATCCAGTTAGTGCGGGACCTCAGCACGGATGAGCAAATCTACCTATACGAACAAACCAGGCGCTTGAAGGATGAACTGTCCCAGGGAGGCAGGGGAGAGGATTTCCGTATAAAGGATCCCGATCTAGCTGCGTATCTTTTCTTCATGGAGGATTCCACCCGAACCAAGGAGAGTTTCCGGAACGCAGCAAAATTCCATGGCATAACGGTAAATGACTTTGACGCAAAAAGCTCATCCTTCCAAAAGAAGGAAAGCATCACCGATACCGTTAAAATGCTCCTGGGATATAACCCCGCGAGCCTCTTCATTATTCGCAGCAGGATAGAGGGGGTATGCCGGTGGTTGGAAACTGCTATGGGCCAGTATGCTGAGACCATGGGGTTTCCAAAACCATCTTTTATCAATGCTGGGGATGGCCGGCATGAACACCCCACCCAGGAATTTCTTGATGAGTTTAGTTTTCTGGAACATCTGTCCTGGGACCGCTCACAGATCCATATTGCCCTGGTAGGAGATCTCTTCCATGGACGCACTATTCACTCCAAGGTTGACGGGTTGGGAATCTTTTCCGAGGTTCGGGTTGATTTGATCGCCCCCCCGGACATTATGATGCCCGGGTACTATATCAACGCCATGAAGGAGCGAGGATTCGAGGTGAGGATCTTTGAATCCATACAGGAGTATCTTGATCAGCATCAGGTCGCGTCGATCTGGTATTTTACCAGGCTCCAATTAGAGCGTATGGGGGAACGGTTGCAAAACAGGGCAGGAGAATTGCGAAAGGCCGTTACATTCCAACATGATTGGATGAACCGCCTGCCCCCCGGAACCCGCTTCTTCCATCCCCTTCCCCGACATAGCGAGACACCGACCATCCCGAGTTTTTTGGATACCACACCCCTCAACGGTTGGGATGCTCAGAGCAGGAATGGCTACCTCACCCGGATAATCGAGATTGGGCTCCTAGGCGGGACGCTTGGCGCAGATTTCTCCGGCACCAGCATTGTACCCCAGAGTTTCGACGGCAGTTTCATTTTTGAGGCTCCGGTGGTACACAGGAAGAAGCGGGAGTATAAGATCGGTATCAGGCCGGTAGAGAACGGCATGGTTATCGATCATATTGGCAAGGGCAAGAGTCCTCAAGTGATATGGGAACATATTAGTACGATTCGAAGGTTATTGAATCTCAATGTGGTTAGTAGCCACGGGGTATACCGATCCGAGGGAGAAGGGGTATTTAAGGGTATCATTTCTCTTCCCGGTCAGCGGGATTTTGAACAGCAGGCCATGGAGACCTTGGGGGCGGCGGCTCCGGGATGTACCCTCAACCGAATTCAGGTTGCTCAGGTTGTGCAAAAGCTTCGCATCGGCTTGCCGCCCAGGGTGCAAGGACTAACCGGAACCCGGTGTAAAAACGAGGACTGTGTTTCTTCTCCTGAACTACATGAGCCGATCTTACCCGATTTCTACCGATCCGGTGAGAATCTACTCATCTGCCGATTCTGTGAAACACCCCACTCCTTCAACGAGATCTGGGGTAGTAGTTGGGCTGGTGAGCAGTTCTGA
- a CDS encoding M23 family metallopeptidase: MNVRVRSRGDAGMAALVWFLAIGISLSYSQEPPSFPRLSLQPGSGSYTFLQESISRFYQAEVSVQDPPELSLLLYNPQWADIPNPPSTLLAIASRTNIPVDTLASLNRLESINQPVAFPILIPNQPGLFVSPSPKNDLEDMIHGRLAGDDRRSEGVELHIGPGTNSDYEGAWLFFPGARLTSSERLLLYQVYFSIPLRNYRITAPFGMDVNPFGEGTRYHHGIDLASDTDDLYVRASAGGRVSHVGVDPIYGLYLEIEHDGVFTTRYAHLEQVLVKKGQDVRTGDGVGIMGNTGLSTGRHLHFEIHKNGEVVNPAHFIRALRY, encoded by the coding sequence ATGAACGTACGGGTTCGAAGCCGAGGGGATGCAGGCATGGCGGCTCTGGTTTGGTTCCTCGCGATAGGGATATCCCTTTCCTATTCCCAGGAACCTCCGAGTTTTCCCCGCCTTTCCCTGCAGCCCGGATCGGGGAGTTATACCTTTCTCCAGGAAAGTATATCCCGGTTTTACCAGGCGGAGGTAAGTGTCCAGGATCCCCCGGAACTCTCCCTCCTGCTCTATAATCCCCAGTGGGCAGACATCCCAAATCCTCCCTCTACCCTTCTTGCCATCGCCTCCCGGACCAATATCCCTGTAGATACCTTGGCCAGTTTGAACCGACTAGAATCGATCAATCAGCCGGTGGCCTTCCCTATCCTCATTCCGAACCAACCGGGACTGTTCGTATCTCCTTCGCCAAAAAATGACTTGGAGGACATGATCCATGGGCGTTTAGCGGGTGACGATCGGAGGAGCGAAGGTGTGGAGCTCCATATCGGGCCGGGTACGAATTCCGATTACGAGGGTGCTTGGCTTTTTTTCCCTGGTGCAAGACTGACATCCTCGGAACGGCTGTTGCTATATCAGGTATATTTTTCCATCCCCCTTCGTAATTACCGTATAACCGCTCCCTTCGGCATGGATGTAAATCCCTTCGGGGAGGGAACACGGTACCACCATGGCATCGATTTGGCTTCGGATACCGATGATTTATATGTTCGGGCCAGTGCGGGCGGCCGGGTTTCCCATGTGGGGGTTGATCCGATTTATGGGTTGTACCTGGAGATTGAGCATGATGGGGTCTTTACAACCCGGTACGCCCACTTAGAACAGGTTCTGGTTAAAAAAGGCCAGGATGTCCGTACAGGAGATGGTGTAGGGATTATGGGAAATACCGGATTATCCACGGGACGGCATCTTCATTTTGAAATTCATAAGAATGGAGAGGTTGTCAACCCTGCACACTTCATCAGAGCTCTGCGGTACTAG
- a CDS encoding ParB N-terminal domain-containing protein, translated as MQLQVSEIIIRDRIRKNLGDLSGLMESISKHGLMNPIVVNSKKELIAGHRRLESVRRLGWETIQVRVITNLDSATNLEMEIEENLHRKSLAPEELADAYVLLDKLKRPSLVTRILLWVKNLFSRLFKKHPR; from the coding sequence ATGCAGCTACAAGTCTCAGAGATAATAATTCGTGATCGAATAAGAAAGAACCTCGGCGACCTCTCCGGACTAATGGAAAGCATCAGCAAACACGGATTGATGAATCCCATCGTGGTGAATAGTAAAAAAGAGCTTATCGCTGGCCACCGGCGGCTGGAATCTGTCCGCCGTCTAGGATGGGAAACCATTCAGGTTCGAGTAATTACCAACCTCGATTCTGCCACTAACCTTGAAATGGAGATCGAAGAGAATCTCCACAGAAAAAGTCTTGCCCCCGAGGAACTCGCCGATGCATATGTTCTTCTGGATAAGCTTAAGCGGCCTTCCTTGGTCACCCGGATTCTCCTGTGGGTAAAAAACCTGTTTTCCCGTCTGTTTAAGAAACATCCCCGTTGA
- a CDS encoding PHP domain-containing protein has protein sequence MMIDLHSHTTASDGSLSPGELVSLAKELGITHLAVTDHDTVAGLPEAMREAERLGITLIPGIEIEIAYAKGAFHLLGLGIYDYHHTMELLIDQAQAERTRRNLRIVKRMNAAGIPGDYGSIQAQTQGTVIGRPHFAQYLVQKGWAKTVQDAFDRFLGQGKPLFEPRQGIDLAAGIQAIHMAGGKAIIAHPLSLHLNWSPLKRSLQEWKELGLDGIEAYHSRMSSRDSGKVLRIARELGLLVSGGSDFHTPDDPLRRLGFTSLENKRVPPELAAPFMVPML, from the coding sequence ATGATGATTGATCTGCACAGCCATACTACCGCATCGGATGGAAGTCTCAGTCCCGGAGAGTTGGTCAGCCTCGCAAAGGAACTGGGCATTACCCACCTGGCTGTTACCGACCACGATACCGTTGCAGGGTTACCCGAGGCTATGAGGGAGGCCGAACGCCTGGGAATCACCCTCATACCCGGTATAGAAATAGAAATTGCATACGCGAAGGGAGCGTTCCACCTCCTGGGGCTGGGAATCTATGACTATCACCATACCATGGAACTCCTGATCGACCAGGCTCAGGCCGAGCGCACCAGACGAAATCTTCGGATCGTCAAAAGAATGAACGCCGCCGGAATTCCCGGGGATTATGGGAGTATTCAGGCCCAGACCCAAGGCACCGTAATCGGCAGGCCCCACTTCGCCCAGTACCTGGTGCAAAAGGGATGGGCAAAAACCGTTCAGGATGCCTTTGACAGGTTTCTTGGCCAGGGGAAACCGCTCTTTGAACCGCGCCAGGGAATTGATCTGGCTGCGGGTATCCAAGCCATCCACATGGCAGGAGGAAAAGCTATCATCGCCCATCCGCTATCCCTGCATCTAAACTGGTCACCTCTCAAGCGTTCTCTCCAGGAGTGGAAGGAACTGGGCTTGGACGGAATCGAGGCCTACCATTCACGGATGTCCTCCCGGGATTCCGGGAAGGTTCTCAGGATTGCCCGGGAGCTCGGGTTATTAGTCTCCGGGGGTTCAGACTTTCATACCCCCGACGACCCGCTGCGACGACTCGGGTTTACCAGCCTGGAGAACAAACGGGTTCCCCCGGAACTTGCAGCTCCCTTCATGGTACCAATGCTATGA
- a CDS encoding P83/100 family protein produces MKKLWLLLGFLGVLGAPVISLEVDEEELTSSLDRTIQFENYAGPVEKFETAQEIRSIGTAFVNQLGRTEDGRLAAGNAGYFGKYRLFHIPPVPGQPGRGADILELLPNAQVDHIDNLRRILSAYLESAYGYSPEDAQTLGVFVTLYNAIHRGAYPRFQERYNGEVMGILRPEHLGIALSYREWPGATQLVIPLAVDSPPGQLSTVPADELASPEVVETLRDQPDRGIEERQQVVDLIDRSVEQETDQIQEQRRILESTQQEPAQPAEETPGSEPSAASEDARSPAQTPGDAAQPRETPEAQSPSSPEQQPQTDSPADSPAAPEVTPSEQPSEESPEPETQTPVTQEQLDQREEELRQAQERSDEIRQETAQDIADLEQPARQVPPVPVVFSDTRMVDGSLRSRYSILDANTGETMHRGLDTEFLGRRLVSTPAGYLGLSLSGDFARLLLVNLEEGQVVQESENIIYTYSDLAYHQEGAVLYAVVYRDGDWYVGGFDEALSLQMISVVTVRPETSLIIKDSVLLVSRKDGRISRLLLDDLRVNSPSGEGR; encoded by the coding sequence ATGAAGAAGTTGTGGTTACTACTTGGATTCCTCGGTGTCTTGGGTGCTCCGGTTATTTCTTTAGAAGTTGATGAGGAAGAATTAACTTCCAGTCTGGATCGTACAATACAATTTGAAAACTACGCGGGCCCGGTAGAAAAGTTTGAGACGGCTCAGGAGATTCGTTCCATCGGAACTGCCTTCGTGAACCAGTTGGGTCGTACCGAGGATGGACGCTTGGCCGCAGGGAATGCCGGCTATTTCGGAAAGTACCGGCTATTCCACATTCCCCCTGTTCCAGGGCAACCGGGTCGGGGTGCGGATATCCTGGAACTCCTTCCCAACGCCCAGGTCGATCATATTGATAACCTGCGTCGGATACTATCTGCATATCTCGAGTCAGCCTACGGATACTCCCCTGAGGATGCCCAAACCCTGGGAGTATTTGTAACCCTGTATAACGCCATACACCGGGGAGCCTATCCCCGGTTTCAGGAGCGGTACAATGGGGAGGTCATGGGGATTCTAAGGCCCGAACATCTTGGAATTGCCCTTTCCTACCGTGAATGGCCGGGAGCTACCCAGCTTGTCATCCCCTTGGCCGTAGATAGTCCGCCCGGGCAGCTATCTACCGTTCCTGCGGATGAACTAGCCTCACCCGAGGTCGTGGAGACCCTCAGAGATCAGCCCGATCGTGGGATTGAGGAGCGTCAGCAGGTAGTTGATCTCATTGACCGATCGGTGGAACAGGAAACCGATCAGATTCAAGAGCAACGCAGAATCCTGGAATCAACTCAGCAGGAACCAGCCCAACCTGCAGAAGAAACCCCGGGCTCCGAACCCTCGGCAGCCTCGGAGGATGCAAGATCGCCAGCTCAAACACCGGGTGATGCAGCTCAGCCGCGGGAAACACCGGAAGCCCAATCCCCGTCAAGTCCGGAACAACAGCCCCAGACCGATTCTCCCGCAGACAGCCCCGCGGCCCCTGAAGTAACGCCTTCCGAGCAGCCCTCCGAGGAGAGCCCCGAGCCTGAAACCCAAACACCGGTTACCCAGGAACAACTTGATCAGCGCGAGGAGGAGCTTCGGCAAGCCCAGGAGCGGAGCGATGAGATCCGGCAGGAGACCGCCCAGGATATCGCGGATTTGGAACAACCCGCCAGACAGGTTCCTCCGGTGCCGGTGGTTTTCAGCGACACCAGGATGGTAGACGGGAGCCTGCGTTCACGGTACAGCATCCTGGATGCCAATACGGGAGAGACGATGCACCGGGGGTTGGATACCGAATTTCTTGGCCGCCGGTTAGTGAGCACCCCAGCTGGATATCTTGGCCTCAGTCTCTCCGGGGATTTCGCCAGGCTGCTTCTTGTAAATCTGGAAGAGGGGCAGGTTGTCCAAGAGTCGGAGAACATCATCTACACCTACAGCGACTTGGCATACCATCAAGAAGGTGCGGTCCTCTATGCGGTGGTGTATCGGGACGGCGACTGGTATGTGGGTGGTTTTGACGAAGCTCTGAGCCTACAGATGATCTCAGTGGTAACGGTGCGTCCGGAAACAAGCCTTATTATAAAGGATTCGGTACTCCTGGTATCCCGGAAGGACGGCCGTATTTCACGGCTTTTATTGGATGATTTGCGAGTAAATAGTCCTTCTGGGGAGGGTCGGTGA